One genomic segment of Pseudomonas sp. RU47 includes these proteins:
- a CDS encoding peptidylprolyl isomerase: MKLTTLIMLLTCWLPLAWANNEPAVARVNGEEISGFRFERFFAEYLEDQGRAVASIRSPKAYKELRQAALQTLIDKELLWQESQKRGVQIDDQVVRQQVEQTRSAIGGTDKFVRRLQDAGFDEASFTEYTRRELAAQRMFAELIRANTLQPRHLLIRVPVQADAATVAEARLRLLQMRASIVSGASFASEPVRSPFGWHVIYLPNHLEAADVPDSQGLDTVRAQLARQQQTQARRQVLAQLRVQNRIERIDDD, encoded by the coding sequence ATGAAGCTCACAACGCTGATAATGCTGCTGACCTGCTGGCTACCGCTCGCGTGGGCCAATAACGAACCGGCCGTGGCACGGGTCAACGGCGAGGAGATTTCCGGATTTCGCTTCGAGCGCTTTTTCGCCGAATACCTGGAAGATCAGGGCCGCGCCGTGGCCAGCATTCGTAGTCCCAAAGCCTATAAAGAGCTGCGTCAGGCAGCGCTGCAAACGCTGATCGACAAAGAACTGCTGTGGCAGGAGTCGCAAAAGCGCGGTGTGCAGATCGACGATCAAGTGGTGCGTCAGCAAGTCGAGCAGACCCGCAGTGCCATCGGCGGCACGGATAAATTCGTCCGGCGCTTGCAGGACGCCGGTTTCGATGAGGCATCCTTCACCGAGTACACCCGCCGCGAACTGGCGGCGCAGCGGATGTTCGCCGAACTGATCCGCGCCAATACCTTGCAACCGCGCCACCTGTTGATCCGCGTGCCCGTGCAAGCGGATGCAGCCACAGTGGCTGAAGCGCGTCTACGCTTGTTGCAAATGCGCGCCTCGATTGTCAGCGGGGCGAGTTTCGCCAGCGAACCGGTGCGTTCACCGTTTGGCTGGCATGTGATTTATTTGCCGAACCACCTGGAGGCCGCCGATGTCCCAGATTCGCAGGGGCTGGATACAGTCAGGGCACAGCTCGCCCGACAGCAACAGACCCAGGCTCGTCGTCAGGTGCTCGCGCAATTACGAGTGCAGAACAGGATCGAACGAATTGACGACGACTGA
- a CDS encoding response regulator: MVNKVLVVEDEQLLAQNLQDYLSAQGLDVRIAHDGATGIGLAETFAPDVLVFDYRLPDMEGFEVLDAVRQNRTCNFVLITGHPTAEVCERARQLQVSHILFKPFPLAELARAVCDLLGIKREAKPGASPSEGFVERRQSRTESFPLQLYDGSWVLADRRRQSQSMAPDDDQMLTGE; this comes from the coding sequence TTGGTTAACAAAGTACTGGTTGTCGAAGACGAACAGCTGCTTGCACAGAACCTTCAGGATTATCTGTCGGCGCAGGGGCTGGACGTCCGGATTGCACATGATGGAGCGACGGGTATCGGTTTGGCCGAAACGTTCGCCCCCGACGTGCTGGTGTTCGATTACCGCTTGCCCGATATGGAAGGCTTTGAGGTGCTCGACGCGGTCCGCCAGAACAGGACGTGTAATTTTGTGCTGATAACAGGTCACCCCACCGCTGAAGTCTGTGAGCGGGCGCGGCAACTGCAAGTCAGCCACATCCTGTTCAAACCGTTTCCATTGGCGGAACTGGCCCGAGCTGTCTGCGACCTTCTGGGCATCAAGCGCGAAGCGAAACCCGGTGCGAGCCCTTCCGAGGGCTTCGTCGAACGACGCCAGAGCAGGACCGAGAGCTTCCCGTTGCAGTTGTACGATGGCAGTTGGGTGTTGGCGGATCGGCGACGGCAGTCGCAATCCATGGCGCCGGACGACGATCAAATGCTCACCGGGGAGTAA
- a CDS encoding GspE/PulE family protein — protein MERLSVVVEPLLAECAPERFSSEQLAQARARAATSGERVLEALGVLCELAPMPFIHTLGATLHYPVLDTDSLFQATPVFDRVTLAQCLKREFILLRHNDEVIGVFADPFDPARLAWIDDCLHGAPLHLVHADDLKAYLARHEESFHAVESLNAQGDTHNEIDTLQSLSLTSISEDASSVVKLVNSTLYDALKMHASDIHLGTTGHGLVIKYRIDGVLNNISKVQGNEFAEQVISRVKVMAELDIGEKRVPQDGRFKIGISGRQIDFRVSIMPSIFGEDAVLRVLDKQDLADKVCGVQLQALGFEDETLRQLRRLAAEPYGMVLVTGPTGSGKTTTLYAMITEINHGVDKIITIEDPVEYQLPGVLQIPVNEKKGLTFARGLRSILRHDPDKIMVGEIRDPDTAQIAVQSALTGHLVFTTIHANNVFDVIGRFTQMEIDPYSLVSALNAILAQRLIRLVCASCSAPVNPSDEELRASGLDPQKVDHYHFVHGKGCGHCRGSGYRGRTAIAELLHLDDELRQMIVERQPIKQIKALACARGLRLLRESALELVEQGRTTLEEINRVTFIA, from the coding sequence ATGGAACGTCTGTCCGTTGTCGTCGAACCGCTGCTGGCCGAATGCGCCCCCGAGCGTTTTTCCAGTGAACAGCTTGCCCAGGCCCGGGCGCGGGCCGCCACCTCCGGCGAACGCGTCCTCGAAGCCCTTGGCGTACTCTGTGAACTGGCGCCGATGCCGTTCATTCACACCCTCGGCGCCACCCTGCATTACCCGGTGCTCGACACCGACAGCCTGTTTCAAGCGACGCCGGTGTTCGACCGGGTCACCCTCGCACAATGCCTGAAACGTGAATTCATCCTGCTGCGCCACAACGACGAAGTCATCGGCGTGTTTGCCGACCCCTTCGACCCGGCGCGGCTGGCCTGGATCGACGATTGCCTGCACGGCGCGCCGCTGCATCTGGTCCACGCCGATGATCTCAAGGCCTATCTGGCCCGCCACGAAGAAAGCTTCCACGCGGTCGAATCGCTGAACGCCCAAGGCGACACCCACAACGAAATCGACACCCTGCAAAGCCTGTCGCTGACCAGCATCAGCGAAGACGCCAGCAGCGTGGTGAAACTGGTCAACTCGACCCTCTACGACGCGCTGAAAATGCACGCCAGCGATATCCACCTCGGCACCACCGGCCACGGTCTGGTGATCAAGTACCGCATCGACGGCGTGCTCAACAACATCAGCAAAGTCCAGGGCAACGAGTTTGCCGAGCAGGTGATCTCGCGGGTCAAGGTCATGGCTGAGCTGGACATCGGCGAAAAACGCGTGCCGCAGGACGGTCGCTTCAAGATCGGTATCAGCGGCCGTCAGATCGACTTCCGCGTGTCGATCATGCCGAGCATTTTTGGCGAAGACGCGGTGCTGCGGGTGCTGGACAAACAGGATCTGGCCGACAAGGTCTGCGGCGTGCAATTGCAGGCACTGGGCTTTGAAGACGAAACCCTGCGCCAGTTGCGCCGCCTCGCCGCCGAACCCTACGGCATGGTCCTGGTGACCGGCCCGACCGGCAGCGGCAAGACCACCACGCTGTACGCGATGATCACCGAGATCAACCACGGCGTGGACAAGATCATCACCATCGAAGACCCGGTCGAATACCAATTGCCGGGCGTGCTGCAAATCCCGGTCAACGAGAAAAAAGGCCTGACCTTCGCCCGAGGCTTGCGCTCGATCCTGCGCCACGACCCAGACAAAATCATGGTCGGCGAAATCCGCGACCCGGACACCGCGCAGATCGCCGTGCAGTCGGCGCTCACCGGTCACCTGGTGTTCACCACCATCCACGCCAACAACGTTTTCGACGTGATCGGCCGCTTCACCCAAATGGAAATCGACCCGTACAGCCTGGTCTCGGCGCTCAACGCGATTCTTGCCCAGCGCCTGATCCGGCTGGTGTGCGCCAGTTGCAGCGCGCCGGTCAACCCAAGTGATGAAGAGCTGCGCGCCTCGGGCCTCGATCCGCAGAAAGTCGACCATTACCACTTCGTTCACGGCAAGGGCTGCGGGCATTGCCGGGGCAGTGGTTATCGCGGGCGCACGGCGATTGCCGAGTTGCTGCACCTCGACGACGAGCTGCGCCAGATGATCGTCGAGCGCCAACCGATCAAACAAATCAAAGCCCTGGCCTGCGCCCGTGGTTTGCGCCTGCTGCGTGAATCGGCGCTGGAGCTGGTGGAACAAGGTCGCACCACGCTGGAGGAGATCAATCGTGTCACTTTTATTGCGTGA
- a CDS encoding PilN domain-containing protein, whose translation MRALNLDFQPRPRSGPLGWSLLGGGVLLAALCFGVQQHLDAHTEQQQGHLQTTQRQLTGDSGAKSTLSPAETREQAANLAEMRKVSQQLRRPWERLFAMLEAMPRDDVALLTLTPDARKGQVRISAEARDLQAMLDFHKRLEASDELSDVSLLSHEIVVKSPEQPVQFNLSATWEIGDANP comes from the coding sequence ATGCGCGCGCTCAATCTCGACTTTCAGCCGCGTCCGCGTTCCGGCCCGTTGGGCTGGAGCCTGCTTGGCGGCGGTGTGTTGTTGGCGGCGCTGTGCTTCGGCGTGCAACAGCACCTCGACGCGCACACCGAACAGCAACAAGGCCACCTGCAAACCACCCAGCGTCAGCTCACCGGCGACAGCGGCGCCAAGTCCACCTTGAGCCCGGCGGAAACCCGTGAGCAAGCGGCAAACCTCGCCGAAATGCGCAAGGTCTCGCAGCAACTGCGCCGGCCGTGGGAACGCCTGTTCGCCATGCTCGAAGCGATGCCGCGCGATGACGTCGCGCTGCTGACCCTGACCCCGGATGCGCGCAAAGGCCAGGTACGCATCAGCGCTGAAGCGCGGGATCTGCAAGCGATGCTCGACTTCCACAAACGTCTGGAAGCCAGCGACGAGCTGTCCGACGTGTCGCTACTGAGCCACGAAATCGTCGTCAAATCGCCGGAGCAACCGGTGCAATTCAACCTGTCGGCGACTTGGGAGATTGGCGATGCGAATCCCTAG
- a CDS encoding GspMb/PilO family protein — protein MRIPRLIVHEYLQGLGIPGLAGLALLLVATAWALGGLLPGWQSLQHLSLQTREASAYLAKVEDGSIAPPVVPQRQLDDFRNKLPAQPQATVAIDRIYALAAQEHITLARGEYALGVDPKTHLARYQILLPVRGSYPQLRRFLHALLGQLPAVVVEDLELQRKKIGDTDLNGRIRMTLYLSRS, from the coding sequence ATGCGAATCCCTAGACTGATCGTCCACGAATACCTGCAAGGCCTCGGCATTCCGGGCCTCGCCGGGCTGGCATTGCTGCTGGTCGCCACCGCTTGGGCACTCGGTGGCTTGCTGCCGGGTTGGCAATCATTGCAGCACCTGAGCCTGCAGACTCGGGAAGCGAGCGCGTATCTGGCCAAGGTTGAAGACGGCAGCATCGCGCCGCCGGTGGTGCCGCAGCGTCAGCTTGACGACTTCCGCAACAAACTGCCGGCGCAACCGCAAGCCACCGTCGCCATCGACCGCATCTACGCCCTCGCAGCGCAAGAACACATCACCCTGGCGCGCGGCGAATACGCCCTCGGCGTCGACCCGAAAACCCATCTGGCGCGCTATCAGATCCTCCTGCCAGTGCGCGGCAGCTACCCGCAACTGCGGCGCTTTCTGCACGCCTTGCTCGGCCAGTTGCCGGCGGTGGTGGTGGAAGACCTCGAGTTGCAACGCAAGAAGATTGGCGACACCGACCTCAACGGCCGGATCCGTATGACCCTTTACCTGTCGAGGTCGTGA
- a CDS encoding secretin N-terminal domain-containing protein produces MNRSRLLMSLGLCAGLAACSSAQVANKEAADLIEQGQYEAGLARIEEGLRENPRDTELHLLLNSGRAKAITALLTTGDTDRSRRDFASARVAYNRVLTIEPNNRRAQDALKQMDYLRSMDEKLELARGDLRRGDIYGADRQVKQILELDPNNEGALELQGNIRLVQSRNVIAYPQLRTKLDRPVTLEFRDANLKTIFEVLSQVAGLNFIFDKDLRPDMKATIFVRDVRIEDAVTLLLQQNQLHQKVVNENTLLIYPDSPQKVKDYQELVMRTFYLTSIDANTALNMVKTMLKTRDVFVDERLNTLTMRDTEDAVRMAEKLLQSQDQSNPEVVLEVEVMEVATQRILDLGLQWPNTFGVVNSDGSAVTLLDQLKGINSSRISISPSPQAKINAQDNDINTLASPVIRVSNREQARIHIGQRVPIISATSVPSTQGPVITESVTYLDVGLKLEVQPTVHLNNEVAIKIALEVSNATPLEPTRQGTIPVQVDTRNAQTSLRLHDGETQILAGLMRNDHGATGNKIPGLGDIPGIGRLFGSNKDTVGKSELVLSITPRIVRNLPYQSPSDMEFSTGTETSMHIQAPDRSQSYVMPSPAAQPRAVGESAVATTRVTVEKP; encoded by the coding sequence ATGAACCGTTCCCGTTTGCTGATGAGCCTGGGCCTGTGTGCCGGGCTGGCCGCGTGCAGTTCCGCACAAGTGGCCAACAAGGAAGCCGCCGACCTGATTGAACAGGGTCAGTACGAGGCGGGGCTGGCCCGAATCGAAGAAGGCCTGCGCGAAAACCCACGGGACACCGAACTGCACTTGCTGCTCAACAGCGGTCGGGCCAAGGCGATCACGGCGTTGCTGACCACCGGCGACACTGACCGTTCGCGCCGCGACTTCGCTTCGGCGCGCGTGGCCTACAACCGCGTGCTGACCATCGAGCCGAACAACCGCCGCGCTCAGGATGCTCTGAAGCAGATGGATTACCTGCGCAGCATGGACGAAAAACTGGAACTGGCCCGTGGCGACCTGCGTCGCGGCGACATCTACGGCGCTGATCGTCAGGTCAAACAGATCCTCGAACTCGACCCCAACAATGAGGGCGCGCTGGAGCTGCAAGGCAACATTCGTCTGGTGCAGAGCCGCAATGTCATTGCCTACCCGCAACTGCGCACCAAGCTCGATCGGCCGGTGACCCTGGAGTTTCGCGACGCCAACCTGAAGACCATTTTCGAAGTGCTGTCGCAGGTCGCCGGGCTCAATTTCATCTTCGACAAAGACCTGCGCCCGGACATGAAAGCGACGATTTTCGTGCGTGACGTGCGCATTGAAGACGCCGTGACCCTGCTGCTGCAACAGAACCAGTTGCACCAGAAAGTGGTGAACGAAAACACCTTGCTGATCTACCCGGACTCACCGCAGAAAGTGAAGGATTACCAGGAACTGGTGATGCGCACCTTCTACCTGACCAGCATTGACGCCAACACCGCGCTGAACATGGTCAAAACCATGCTCAAGACCCGCGACGTGTTCGTCGACGAACGCCTCAACACCCTGACCATGCGCGACACCGAAGACGCCGTGCGCATGGCCGAGAAACTGCTGCAGTCGCAAGACCAGTCGAACCCGGAAGTGGTGCTCGAAGTGGAAGTGATGGAAGTCGCCACCCAGCGCATTCTCGACCTCGGCCTGCAATGGCCGAACACCTTCGGCGTGGTCAACAGCGACGGTTCGGCGGTGACCCTGCTTGATCAACTGAAAGGCATCAACTCCAGCCGGATTTCGATTTCGCCATCGCCGCAAGCCAAGATCAACGCTCAGGACAATGACATCAACACCCTCGCCAGCCCGGTGATTCGTGTCAGCAACCGTGAGCAGGCGCGTATCCACATCGGTCAGCGTGTGCCGATCATCAGCGCGACTTCGGTGCCGTCGACGCAAGGCCCGGTGATCACTGAAAGCGTCACTTACCTCGACGTCGGTCTGAAGCTCGAAGTGCAACCGACCGTGCACCTGAACAACGAAGTGGCGATCAAGATCGCCCTGGAAGTCAGTAATGCGACGCCGCTGGAGCCGACCCGTCAGGGCACGATTCCGGTGCAGGTCGACACCCGCAACGCGCAAACCTCGCTGCGCCTGCATGACGGCGAAACGCAGATCCTCGCCGGCCTGATGCGCAATGATCACGGCGCCACCGGCAACAAGATTCCGGGCCTCGGCGATATCCCAGGGATTGGCCGGCTGTTCGGTAGCAACAAGGACACCGTCGGCAAATCCGAACTGGTGCTGTCGATCACCCCACGGATCGTGCGCAACCTGCCGTATCAGAGCCCGTCGGACATGGAGTTCTCCACCGGCACTGAGACCAGCATGCACATTCAGGCCCCGGATCGTTCGCAGAGTTACGTGATGCCGTCGCCTGCCGCGCAGCCGCGTGCAGTTGGTGAGTCGGCCGTGGCCACCACCCGTGTCACCGTCGAGAAGCCTTGA
- a CDS encoding type II secretion system protein produces the protein MNASQRGFSLIEVVVTLALIGLLASMAAPLTETLVRRGKEQELRNALYQIRDGIDAYKRAFDAGYIEKSLNSSGYPPNLQVLVEGVRDVRSAKGAKFYFLRRIPRDPLVPAKRDDEGGWGVRAYNSSAQNPRDGEDVFDVYSHARGKGLNGIAYREW, from the coding sequence ATGAACGCCTCCCAGCGCGGTTTCAGCCTGATCGAAGTCGTGGTGACGCTGGCCCTGATCGGCCTGTTGGCGAGCATGGCCGCGCCACTGACCGAGACTCTGGTGCGGCGTGGCAAGGAGCAGGAATTGCGCAACGCGCTGTACCAGATTCGCGATGGCATCGACGCCTATAAACGCGCGTTCGATGCCGGCTACATCGAGAAGTCGCTGAACAGCAGCGGCTACCCGCCGAACCTGCAAGTACTGGTCGAAGGCGTGCGCGATGTGCGCAGTGCCAAAGGCGCCAAGTTCTATTTTCTACGCCGCATCCCGCGCGATCCGCTGGTGCCGGCCAAACGTGATGACGAAGGGGGTTGGGGCGTGCGCGCCTACAACAGTTCGGCTCAGAACCCGCGCGATGGCGAGGACGTGTTCGACGTCTATTCCCACGCCCGGGGCAAGGGCCTCAACGGCATCGCCTACCGCGAGTGGTGA
- a CDS encoding type II secretion system protein codes for MRREKGFTLLELMVVMAIIATLMTIALPRYFNSLDASKETTLRQSLSAMREALDHFYGDTGRYPDSIEQLIEQRYLRNAPLDPITERKDQWVLIAPPDGVAGGVADIKSGATGRARDGSQYSEW; via the coding sequence ATGCGCCGGGAAAAAGGTTTTACCTTGCTGGAGCTGATGGTGGTGATGGCGATCATCGCCACGCTGATGACCATCGCGCTGCCGCGCTACTTCAACAGCCTTGATGCGTCGAAGGAAACCACCCTGCGCCAGAGCCTGTCGGCGATGCGCGAGGCGCTGGATCACTTCTACGGCGACACCGGACGGTATCCGGATTCCATCGAGCAACTGATCGAACAACGTTACCTGCGCAACGCACCACTCGACCCGATCACCGAACGCAAAGACCAGTGGGTGCTGATCGCGCCACCGGACGGCGTTGCCGGCGGCGTGGCCGATATCAAAAGCGGTGCTACCGGGAGGGCGCGTGATGGCAGCCAGTATTCCGAGTGGTAA
- a CDS encoding type II secretion system protein: protein MAASIPSGNRAQQGGFTYLGVLFLIVVMGMGLASAGELWSTASRRDRERQLLWVGTQYAQALRSYYRSSPGLAQYPKELVDLLEDQRFPEARHHLRQLYPDPIGQGEWALQRGFDGRITGLNSPSTELPLKQSGFPTQWSDFDGMQRYSDWQFVAEKAFLDGTNGPAKGQSNLPQALQP, encoded by the coding sequence ATGGCAGCCAGTATTCCGAGTGGTAACCGCGCGCAGCAGGGTGGTTTCACCTACCTCGGCGTGCTGTTCCTCATCGTAGTGATGGGCATGGGCCTGGCCAGTGCCGGCGAACTGTGGTCGACCGCCTCGCGCCGCGACCGTGAACGCCAGTTGCTCTGGGTCGGCACTCAGTACGCCCAGGCGCTGCGCAGCTATTACCGCAGTTCGCCAGGGTTGGCGCAGTACCCGAAAGAACTGGTGGATCTGCTTGAAGATCAGCGTTTTCCCGAGGCCAGGCATCACCTGCGTCAGCTCTATCCGGATCCGATCGGTCAGGGCGAATGGGCGCTGCAACGTGGTTTCGATGGACGCATCACCGGTCTCAACAGCCCTTCGACCGAGCTGCCTTTGAAGCAATCGGGCTTCCCGACGCAGTGGTCGGATTTCGACGGCATGCAGCGTTATTCGGACTGGCAGTTCGTCGCCGAAAAAGCCTTCCTCGACGGCACCAATGGCCCGGCGAAAGGCCAGTCGAATTTGCCACAGGCGCTGCAGCCATGA
- the csgE gene encoding curli production assembly/transport protein CsgE, translating into MTRQWWCALVLTVVAGCAQAGEEDEMMGFIVDDTISHIGHDFYYSFSERLRDTSRMDFNLVVRERPDARWGSLVTVEYQQRLVYRRFLPPNTVELKDEAYAAADWVRRQVVQRKLEALLQDTTDLEKDEL; encoded by the coding sequence ATGACTCGGCAATGGTGGTGCGCGTTGGTCCTCACCGTGGTGGCGGGCTGCGCCCAGGCCGGTGAAGAAGACGAAATGATGGGTTTCATCGTCGATGACACGATCTCGCACATCGGCCACGACTTTTACTACTCGTTCAGTGAACGCCTGCGCGACACCAGCCGGATGGATTTCAACCTGGTGGTGCGCGAGCGGCCCGACGCGCGCTGGGGCAGCCTGGTGACCGTGGAATATCAGCAACGCCTGGTTTATCGGCGCTTCCTGCCGCCGAACACCGTGGAACTGAAGGACGAGGCCTACGCGGCCGCCGACTGGGTTCGACGCCAGGTTGTCCAGCGCAAGCTGGAGGCTCTGTTGCAGGACACCACCGACCTTGAGAAGGACGAACTATGA
- a CDS encoding curli assembly protein CsgF: MNSTTFSRRSGFWISGLLIGLASAAAVQATELVYTPVNPSFGGNPLNGTWLLNNAQAQNDHDDPDLKSRSSVAGTSALERFTSQLQSRLLGQLLDNISTGNTGSLSTDSFIVNVIDDSGALSIEVTDRATGEVSEIQVNGLNP; the protein is encoded by the coding sequence ATGAACAGCACAACGTTCTCACGGCGCAGCGGATTCTGGATCTCGGGGTTGTTGATCGGGCTCGCCAGCGCCGCTGCCGTCCAGGCCACCGAACTGGTCTACACACCGGTCAATCCGTCGTTCGGCGGCAACCCGCTCAACGGCACCTGGTTGCTCAACAACGCCCAGGCGCAAAACGATCACGACGACCCGGACCTGAAAAGCCGTTCGAGCGTGGCGGGCACCTCGGCGCTGGAGCGTTTCACCAGTCAATTGCAATCGCGGCTGCTAGGGCAGTTGCTGGACAACATCTCCACTGGCAACACGGGGAGCCTGTCCACCGACTCTTTTATCGTCAACGTCATCGACGACTCCGGGGCACTGAGCATTGAAGTGACCGATCGAGCGACCGGTGAGGTTTCGGAAATTCAGGTGAACGGCCTCAACCCGTGA
- a CDS encoding CsgG/HfaB family protein, which yields MKKIIALGLLLATLQGCSLREPMSAEQDTETPTLTPRASTYYDLLKMPRPKGRLMAVVYGFRDQTGQYKPTPASSFSTSVTQGAASMLMDAMQASGWFVVLEREGLQNLLTERKIIRASQKKPNTPVNIQGELPPLQAANMMLEGGIIAYDTNVRSGGEGARYLGIDLQREYRVDQVTVNLRAVDVRSGQVLANVMTSKTIYSVARSAGIFKFIEFKKLLEAEVGYTTNEPAQLCVLSAIEAAVGHMVAQGIERRLWQVAGDASVPGQDDVLNRYLSQNKIDPEAE from the coding sequence ATGAAAAAGATCATCGCGTTAGGGCTGCTGTTGGCGACATTACAAGGGTGCAGTCTGCGGGAGCCGATGTCGGCCGAGCAGGACACCGAAACCCCGACCCTGACTCCAAGGGCTTCGACTTATTACGACTTGCTGAAGATGCCGCGACCCAAGGGGCGGTTGATGGCGGTGGTGTACGGCTTCCGTGACCAGACCGGGCAGTACAAGCCGACGCCGGCGAGTTCGTTTTCCACCAGTGTGACTCAGGGGGCGGCGTCGATGTTGATGGACGCGATGCAGGCCAGTGGCTGGTTTGTCGTGCTGGAGCGGGAAGGGCTGCAGAACCTGTTGACTGAACGCAAGATTATTCGCGCGTCGCAGAAGAAGCCGAATACGCCGGTGAATATTCAGGGTGAGCTGCCGCCGTTGCAGGCGGCGAACATGATGCTCGAGGGCGGGATCATCGCTTATGACACCAATGTGCGTAGCGGTGGGGAAGGGGCGCGGTATCTGGGGATTGATTTGCAGCGTGAGTATCGGGTGGATCAGGTGACTGTGAATTTGCGGGCGGTGGATGTTCGCAGTGGGCAGGTGTTGGCGAATGTGATGACCAGCAAGACGATTTATTCGGTGGCGCGCAGTGCGGGGATTTTCAAGTTTATCGAGTTCAAGAAGTTGCTTGAGGCTGAGGTTGGGTATACGACGAATGAGCCGGCGCAGCTTTGTGTGTTGTCGGCGATTGAGGCGGCGGTGGGGCATATGGTGGCGCAGGGGATTGAGCGGCGGTTGTGGCAGGTGGCGGGGGACGCTTCTGTGCCTGGGCAGGATGATGTGTTGAATCGGTATTTGAGCCAGAACAAGATTGATCCGGAGGCGGAGTGA